A window from Spirochaetota bacterium encodes these proteins:
- a CDS encoding transketolase, with translation MASIDTTRTKQAGDYIRYLALFGVENAKSGHPGLPLGCADLGAILYRYVLRYHTGSPKWINRDRFILSAGHGSMLLYSLLHTAGYKIALNDLANFRQLESLTPGHPEYDINLGIETTTGPLGQGFANAVGIAIEGKMLAAKFNRELFPLFTYNVITLMGDGCNMEGVSYEAASVAGHLGLDNLIAIYDSNSITIDGKTDITFTEDVGRRYEALGWHVERCAADDLNCLYTTIEKIRNVKGKPKLCIVTTVIGEGLAKLRGSNKVHGAPAGVDEIVHFIQTSTVRRLFEKTFGKNIVDDAAKLKEVCEKAVNEKKLPVEGADEYAFLKERAQENKKSYDAWEVMLASYKTKFPKDFDALSKYMDFSIPADLREKLLSYREEKPDATRNISGRVLNLCAEAIPQIIGGSADLIESTKATVKGSPYLTKNDFTGRNIAFGVREHAMGSIGNGLALNGSLIPFTSTFFTFFDYMKPPVRLAAIMKLKHLFIFTHDSIYVGEDGPTHQPIEHLNALRLIPDLTVFRPGNDAETALSYLYFLEEAKGPVTILCTRQNIEPSAYPVIKDHAKFYEDFKKGAYVFHETKPNDKPDMILAASGSELSLAMGAGALLETRDNKKVRVVSVPSLELFAESDANYRSFVLGDGTIPVVYIEAASHRGVRALYGNNVTLIGIETFGHSGPAKKVADKMGLTAESVYAKIKR, from the coding sequence ATGGCATCGATAGACACCACGCGTACAAAACAAGCCGGCGATTATATCCGCTATCTCGCGCTTTTCGGCGTTGAGAACGCCAAATCGGGCCACCCGGGACTCCCGCTCGGCTGCGCGGATCTCGGCGCGATACTCTATCGCTATGTGCTCCGCTATCATACGGGAAGCCCCAAGTGGATAAACCGCGACCGCTTCATACTCTCGGCCGGTCACGGGTCCATGCTCCTGTACTCGCTTCTCCATACGGCGGGATATAAGATCGCGTTGAACGATCTCGCCAATTTCCGGCAGCTCGAAAGTCTCACGCCCGGCCACCCTGAATACGATATCAATCTCGGTATAGAGACGACGACCGGCCCGCTCGGGCAGGGTTTCGCGAACGCGGTCGGCATCGCCATTGAAGGGAAAATGCTCGCGGCGAAATTCAATCGCGAGCTCTTCCCGCTCTTCACCTACAATGTGATAACCCTCATGGGTGACGGCTGCAATATGGAAGGCGTCAGTTACGAAGCGGCTTCCGTTGCGGGGCATCTCGGGCTCGATAACCTTATCGCCATTTATGATTCCAACAGCATAACCATCGACGGCAAGACCGATATCACGTTCACCGAGGACGTGGGCCGCCGCTATGAAGCGCTCGGCTGGCACGTCGAACGCTGTGCCGCGGACGATCTCAACTGCCTCTACACGACCATCGAGAAGATCCGCAACGTCAAGGGCAAGCCGAAGCTCTGCATCGTCACCACGGTCATCGGCGAGGGGCTCGCGAAGCTCCGCGGTTCGAACAAGGTGCACGGCGCGCCTGCCGGTGTGGACGAGATCGTACACTTCATACAGACATCGACGGTGCGGAGGCTCTTCGAGAAGACGTTCGGCAAGAATATCGTCGACGATGCCGCGAAGCTCAAGGAAGTATGTGAGAAGGCCGTCAATGAGAAAAAGCTTCCCGTCGAAGGCGCGGATGAATACGCGTTCCTGAAGGAGCGTGCGCAGGAGAATAAAAAGTCCTACGATGCATGGGAAGTGATGCTCGCCTCGTACAAGACGAAGTTCCCCAAGGATTTCGATGCGCTCTCAAAGTACATGGACTTTTCGATACCGGCGGACCTCAGAGAAAAGCTTCTTTCCTACAGGGAAGAGAAGCCGGATGCGACACGCAATATAAGCGGCCGTGTGCTCAATCTCTGCGCGGAAGCGATACCGCAGATCATCGGCGGCTCGGCCGACCTCATCGAATCGACGAAAGCGACGGTAAAGGGCTCTCCCTATCTTACGAAGAACGATTTTACCGGACGCAATATCGCCTTCGGTGTGCGCGAACACGCGATGGGTTCCATCGGCAACGGGCTGGCGCTGAACGGCTCGCTCATACCGTTCACGTCGACGTTCTTCACGTTCTTCGATTATATGAAGCCGCCGGTGCGCCTCGCGGCGATAATGAAATTGAAGCATCTGTTCATCTTCACGCATGATTCCATCTATGTCGGCGAGGACGGCCCGACGCATCAGCCGATAGAGCATCTCAATGCGCTTCGGCTCATTCCTGATCTTACCGTCTTCCGCCCGGGCAACGATGCCGAGACCGCGCTTTCCTATCTCTATTTTCTTGAAGAGGCGAAGGGCCCGGTGACCATTCTCTGTACACGGCAGAACATCGAGCCGTCGGCGTATCCGGTCATCAAGGACCACGCGAAGTTCTACGAGGATTTCAAGAAGGGTGCGTATGTATTCCACGAGACGAAGCCCAATGACAAGCCGGATATGATACTCGCGGCGTCGGGCTCCGAACTTTCGCTCGCCATGGGCGCGGGTGCGCTCCTTGAAACGCGCGACAATAAGAAGGTCCGCGTGGTGAGCGTTCCGTCGCTCGAGCTTTTCGCCGAAAGCGATGCGAATTATCGTTCATTCGTTCTCGGCGACGGCACCATACCGGTGGTGTATATCGAAGCGGCATCCCATCGCGGTGTCCGCGCGCTCTACGGCAATAATGTCACGCTTATCGGCATAGAAACGTTCGGCCATTCCGGCCCTGCAAAGAAGGTCGCCGATAAGATGGGACTCACCGCGGAGAGCGTGTACGCAAAGATAAAACGATAG
- a CDS encoding DUF294 nucleotidyltransferase-like domain-containing protein has translation MKAVRNHQYRRTVSDLRIFVAVQSIDQFDPYYFDEHGVGVEIQDLLHFNLDDDAAASITERYRERLLRFHGPVAFHACVPPRADSISEQTLLDRYRRMTAAAKTLGASTIIFHSGIDPAASTPGDIERLTEFWRGIRTDIESAGITAALENVLEDDYRPLLSLIRAVDSPRIGICLDLGHHHLNSKQVIEEWLLNLSHHIRHIHIHTNDGADDAHDPIGDAALRRFIGLCADHDLVPAISFEYREMSAELIRREAGRLRAALGNVSSSANTGTLKQLRTFLMQIALPAALALSLFSALIFGFIIPKYEDIIMDRKREMIRELVRSAVSVATRLEKDARAGRMTDDDARREAAKLIGQMRYGPEVKDYFWITDMHPRMIIHPYRTDLNDTDLAGFTDPGGKKLFNVFVAVVRSNGGGYVDYRWQWKDDPANVVPKLSYVEGFAPWGWIIGTGMYIEDVKAEIARIEQRLIFISFGITIIVALILAYLARVGFRLDRRRMLTEESLRAAREKYRLLVEASTEGILMCSGKSIIFSNAQARTMLGWSEEEFAALDPDGLFTADAASAWAAAGKRMPARFESPVRTKSGIPFDALVIATPVSFADRDGVIIILRSTAAGDAPARTAYDHSPTGHDGPAGDDRTVSACMPVAASAQALFVRYTDRVKDIVRQMDASDFGVVIVAGEEQAMLGIITDRTIREWAARGGDDAAAYEIMRAPVAVVPEGALAFEADIAADRGRTDWVALRSAQGVTGLSYRDPSRRNTSPGGLIQAIREARSAEEIRSLHDRLPLIAGEQCDAGIAPRMLVRICTAVACTIIERYCALAEADVGAPPCAYSFITLGSVARGEQTLVSDQDNAIIYQDGGSGGYFQELGQRVCVLLNRTGYAYCDGRIMAKSERWCAPLSRWKEYYSAWAATGDPEDILDLSIFFDLRAVSAESALADDLRAHILRVLPGKKPLMHHLARIAHGRRLPVGGLGALLSETVDGIDVIDLKKIMLAAVDTARVFALDAGLSAMDTRTRIAWMKDNGICAPSDGEAIIDAYDALMDMRIRHQMRCIRERREPDNRIAVKGMNEFEHDTLRSAIARIALLQRLLEKEFSIS, from the coding sequence ATGAAGGCCGTGCGCAATCATCAGTATCGCAGGACCGTCTCCGATCTGCGTATCTTTGTCGCCGTACAAAGCATCGATCAGTTCGATCCCTACTATTTCGACGAGCATGGCGTCGGTGTCGAGATACAGGACCTTCTGCACTTTAACCTGGACGATGACGCCGCCGCATCGATAACGGAACGGTATCGTGAACGGCTTCTACGCTTTCACGGCCCTGTTGCGTTCCATGCCTGCGTCCCGCCGAGAGCGGACAGCATCAGCGAGCAGACGCTTCTCGACCGTTACCGCCGTATGACCGCGGCAGCGAAGACGCTCGGCGCTTCGACCATTATCTTTCACAGCGGTATCGATCCTGCGGCTTCCACGCCCGGCGACATCGAACGGCTTACCGAGTTCTGGCGCGGCATCCGCACCGACATCGAATCGGCAGGGATCACCGCCGCGCTTGAGAACGTGCTTGAGGACGATTATCGGCCGCTCCTCTCGCTCATACGCGCGGTCGATTCCCCGCGCATCGGCATCTGTCTTGACCTCGGCCATCATCACCTTAATTCAAAACAGGTCATCGAGGAATGGCTTCTCAATCTGTCGCATCATATCCGTCACATCCATATCCACACGAATGACGGTGCCGATGATGCGCATGACCCGATCGGTGATGCAGCACTGCGCCGCTTCATCGGGCTCTGTGCCGATCACGATCTTGTCCCGGCGATCTCCTTCGAGTATCGCGAGATGTCCGCCGAGCTCATACGCCGAGAGGCGGGGCGGCTGCGCGCGGCGCTCGGTAACGTGTCATCATCAGCGAACACAGGGACGCTCAAGCAGCTTCGCACGTTCCTGATGCAGATAGCGCTCCCCGCCGCTTTGGCGTTGTCGCTCTTCAGCGCGCTCATATTCGGTTTCATCATACCGAAATACGAGGACATCATCATGGACCGAAAACGGGAGATGATACGCGAGCTTGTGCGTTCTGCGGTGAGCGTGGCGACACGCCTTGAAAAGGATGCACGCGCCGGGCGCATGACAGACGATGACGCCCGCCGTGAAGCGGCGAAGCTCATAGGACAGATGCGCTATGGACCGGAAGTGAAGGATTATTTCTGGATAACGGATATGCACCCGCGCATGATCATCCATCCCTACCGCACCGACCTTAACGACACCGATCTTGCCGGCTTCACCGATCCCGGCGGGAAAAAGCTTTTCAATGTTTTTGTCGCGGTCGTTCGTTCCAACGGCGGCGGGTATGTCGACTACCGCTGGCAATGGAAGGATGACCCGGCGAACGTTGTGCCCAAGCTCTCGTATGTCGAAGGGTTCGCTCCCTGGGGCTGGATAATCGGCACCGGCATGTACATCGAGGATGTGAAGGCCGAGATCGCGCGGATAGAACAGCGGCTGATATTCATCTCGTTCGGCATTACCATTATCGTCGCGCTGATACTCGCCTATCTTGCGCGCGTCGGGTTCAGATTGGACCGCCGAAGGATGCTTACCGAGGAGAGCCTCCGTGCAGCACGGGAAAAATATCGCCTCCTCGTCGAAGCGTCCACCGAAGGCATACTCATGTGCTCGGGGAAGAGCATCATATTCTCGAACGCGCAGGCGCGTACCATGCTCGGGTGGAGCGAGGAGGAATTCGCCGCGCTCGATCCCGATGGTCTCTTCACGGCTGATGCGGCATCCGCCTGGGCGGCAGCGGGGAAACGCATGCCGGCACGGTTCGAATCCCCCGTACGCACAAAAAGCGGCATACCGTTCGACGCGCTTGTCATCGCAACACCGGTGTCGTTCGCGGACCGCGACGGCGTCATCATCATCCTCAGGAGCACGGCGGCCGGCGATGCCCCGGCGCGTACCGCGTATGATCACTCGCCGACAGGCCACGACGGTCCCGCGGGCGATGATCGTACGGTATCTGCGTGCATGCCGGTCGCAGCAAGTGCGCAGGCGCTTTTCGTCCGATATACCGACCGCGTTAAGGATATTGTCCGGCAGATGGATGCGTCCGATTTCGGCGTGGTCATCGTGGCCGGCGAAGAACAGGCAATGCTCGGCATCATCACCGATCGTACTATACGAGAATGGGCCGCTCGCGGCGGGGATGATGCGGCTGCGTATGAGATCATGCGCGCGCCGGTGGCCGTCGTGCCGGAGGGAGCGCTTGCGTTCGAGGCCGATATCGCAGCGGACAGGGGGCGTACGGATTGGGTCGCCCTCCGCAGTGCACAGGGCGTCACCGGCTTGTCCTATCGAGATCCGTCGCGGCGGAACACATCACCCGGAGGATTGATACAGGCGATACGGGAAGCAAGGAGCGCTGAAGAGATACGTTCGCTCCATGACCGTTTACCGCTCATCGCCGGAGAGCAGTGTGATGCCGGCATCGCACCGCGCATGCTCGTCCGCATCTGTACCGCTGTTGCCTGTACGATAATCGAACGGTACTGCGCGCTCGCAGAAGCCGATGTCGGCGCTCCTCCCTGCGCGTACTCGTTCATAACGCTCGGCAGCGTTGCGCGCGGGGAGCAGACGCTCGTGAGCGATCAGGATAATGCGATAATATATCAGGACGGCGGAAGCGGCGGCTATTTCCAGGAGCTCGGTCAGCGCGTGTGCGTGCTCCTTAACAGAACGGGATATGCCTATTGCGACGGGCGCATCATGGCCAAGAGCGAACGATGGTGCGCACCGCTTTCCCGCTGGAAGGAATATTATTCCGCGTGGGCGGCGACCGGCGACCCCGAGGATATCCTTGATCTCAGCATTTTCTTCGATCTCCGCGCCGTGAGCGCTGAGAGCGCCCTTGCCGATGATCTGCGTGCGCATATACTGCGTGTCCTGCCCGGAAAAAAACCGCTCATGCATCACCTCGCGCGCATCGCACATGGGCGGCGGCTTCCTGTCGGTGGGCTCGGTGCGCTCTTGTCGGAGACCGTTGACGGTATCGATGTCATCGATCTCAAGAAGATCATGCTCGCAGCGGTGGATACGGCGCGTGTGTTCGCGCTTGATGCGGGGCTATCCGCTATGGACACGCGTACACGCATCGCGTGGATGAAGGACAACGGCATCTGTGCGCCCTCCGATGGTGAGGCCATCATCGATGCATACGACGCGCTCATGGACATGCGCATCCGTCATCAGATGCGATGCATACGAGAACGCCGCGAGCCGGATAATCGTATCGCGGTAAAGGGCATGAACGAATTCGAGCATGATACGCTCCGCTCGGCGATAGCCCGTATCGCATTGCTGCAGCGGCTGCTCGAGAAGGAATTTTCGATCTCCTGA
- a CDS encoding sodium/solute symporter (Members of the Solute:Sodium Symporter (SSS), TC 2.A.21 as described in tcdb.org, catalyze solute:Na+ symport. Known solutes for members of the family include sugars, amino acids, nucleosides, inositols, vitamins, urea or anions, depending on the system.), translating to MKKAFFVILAGISSLSLFADAAAAAAPAAKATTLGSPTLPSILFFFGIVAITLVITYWAAKKTKTSSEYYAAGRSVSALQNGLALSGDYMSAASFLGIAGLVALKGYDGMIYAVGWLVGWPALMFLIAEPLRNLGKFTFTDVVAFRLKNTPIRIAAAFGGILTVLFYTIAQMVGSGNLIKLMFGIPYEIAAVIVGIIMLAYVLFGGMIATTWVQIIKAVLLVLGVSVLAFIVLAKFHFNPGELYGAVATQYGQAALEPGGLISNPIDAISLGLALMFGLLGLPHILMRFYTVPDAKAARKSVLYATGFIGYFYIIIPIVGFGAAALVGRDIISKIDKGGNMAAPLVAELLGGTPFLGFIAAVAFATILAVVAGLTLAGASAFSHDIYVNVIKKGKATEKEQVRVARIATCIFGIIAVLLGILFKGQNVAFMVGLAFAIACSANFPALLMSILWKKFTTAGAVWSILTGAILSVGLIILSPTVWVDIMKNPSPIFPLKNPAIISMTAAFIAGIVASLVTKEKKAEEKFEDEKLRTYLGHGAE from the coding sequence ATGAAAAAGGCATTCTTCGTCATACTTGCCGGCATATCATCGCTTTCTCTGTTCGCAGATGCCGCCGCCGCCGCCGCACCAGCGGCGAAAGCTACCACGCTCGGCTCTCCCACGCTCCCCTCCATTCTGTTCTTTTTCGGTATCGTTGCCATTACACTTGTGATAACCTATTGGGCGGCGAAGAAAACGAAAACATCCTCCGAATATTATGCCGCGGGCAGAAGCGTAAGCGCCCTCCAGAACGGGCTCGCATTGTCAGGCGACTATATGAGCGCCGCATCGTTCCTCGGCATCGCCGGTCTTGTCGCCCTCAAGGGATATGACGGCATGATATACGCTGTCGGCTGGCTTGTCGGCTGGCCCGCGCTCATGTTCCTCATTGCCGAGCCGCTCCGCAATCTCGGCAAATTCACGTTCACCGATGTCGTAGCATTCCGCCTGAAGAACACCCCCATTCGCATAGCCGCGGCTTTCGGCGGCATTCTGACCGTCCTCTTCTACACCATCGCACAGATGGTCGGCTCGGGCAATCTCATCAAGCTCATGTTCGGTATTCCGTATGAGATAGCCGCCGTCATCGTCGGCATCATCATGCTTGCGTATGTGCTCTTCGGCGGCATGATCGCCACCACCTGGGTACAGATAATCAAGGCGGTGCTCCTCGTCCTCGGTGTATCGGTGCTCGCTTTCATCGTTCTCGCGAAATTCCATTTCAATCCCGGCGAGCTCTATGGCGCCGTAGCGACACAGTACGGCCAGGCGGCACTTGAGCCCGGCGGATTGATATCAAATCCGATCGATGCGATATCGCTCGGGCTCGCGCTCATGTTCGGACTGCTCGGGCTTCCGCATATTCTCATGCGCTTTTACACCGTTCCCGATGCGAAGGCCGCCCGCAAGTCGGTGCTCTACGCTACCGGCTTCATCGGGTACTTCTATATAATCATCCCTATCGTCGGATTCGGCGCTGCTGCGCTTGTCGGAAGGGATATCATCTCGAAGATAGACAAGGGCGGCAACATGGCGGCACCGCTTGTGGCTGAACTTCTCGGCGGCACACCGTTCCTCGGCTTCATCGCCGCAGTAGCGTTCGCAACGATACTTGCCGTCGTTGCCGGACTTACCCTCGCAGGCGCATCGGCGTTCTCACATGACATCTACGTCAATGTGATAAAAAAAGGGAAGGCGACCGAAAAAGAGCAGGTCAGGGTAGCGCGTATAGCCACCTGTATCTTCGGCATCATCGCGGTGCTCCTCGGTATCCTCTTCAAAGGGCAGAACGTCGCGTTCATGGTGGGTCTCGCGTTCGCCATCGCCTGCAGCGCGAATTTCCCGGCGCTTCTCATGTCGATACTCTGGAAAAAGTTCACCACCGCCGGGGCGGTCTGGTCGATACTGACCGGTGCGATACTCTCGGTCGGGCTCATCATACTGAGCCCCACGGTATGGGTCGATATCATGAAGAACCCATCGCCGATATTCCCGCTCAAGAACCCGGCCATCATCTCAATGACGGCGGCGTTCATCGCGGGCATCGTCGCGTCGCTCGTGACGAAGGAAAAGAAGGCGGAGGAAAAGTTCGAGGATGAAAAGTTAAGGACATACCTCGGACACGGGGCGGAATAG
- a CDS encoding DUF485 domain-containing protein gives MNAAAKKMLDSFDFKKLVKSRWMVAFTLTVLEFILYYGYIILISVNKPLMSQKIAKFTTIGIPIGIGVIVLSWIFTFIYIIWANNAHDPEVKRLKTKLVKG, from the coding sequence ATGAATGCTGCGGCAAAAAAAATGCTGGACTCGTTTGACTTCAAGAAGCTTGTCAAAAGCAGATGGATGGTGGCCTTCACGCTGACCGTCCTCGAATTCATCCTGTACTACGGCTACATTATCCTCATCTCGGTAAATAAACCGCTGATGTCTCAGAAGATAGCCAAGTTCACCACTATCGGCATACCCATCGGCATCGGCGTTATTGTGCTGTCATGGATATTCACGTTCATCTATATCATTTGGGCGAACAATGCCCATGACCCCGAAGTCAAACGTTTGAAAACCAAGCTTGTCAAAGGATAA
- a CDS encoding AraC family transcriptional regulator — protein sequence MVIHHWGVHIATAGDIALPRTRLIYESTVTGTPYRYAGKDRSDTISLFQYTISGSGMFSDERGERSLSEGEGFLVNHNDPSYVYWYPKEFRTPWVVLWASFEGGGYRDMVAGLNRAFGRVFSLPRTSPIIRSMRTYNPGAVRTIQQSASESARIAFDLLIALAASTGASLAHDAGDILIRRALELLNADAGRLFTSSELAARLSVSREHLSRVFRERLKTSPYDHIIRQKMELAKIDLRYGGATVQEIARRYGFPAAARFSSLFRSIMGMTPREWRKRG from the coding sequence ATGGTCATTCATCACTGGGGCGTACATATAGCGACCGCGGGGGATATAGCGCTTCCCCGCACCCGGCTTATCTATGAAAGCACGGTGACCGGTACCCCGTATCGATACGCGGGCAAAGATAGAAGCGATACAATTTCGCTTTTCCAGTATACGATATCCGGCAGCGGCATGTTCTCAGATGAGCGGGGCGAGCGATCATTGTCCGAAGGTGAAGGATTCCTCGTCAATCATAACGACCCCTCGTATGTGTACTGGTATCCGAAGGAATTCCGCACGCCGTGGGTAGTGCTCTGGGCCTCGTTCGAGGGCGGCGGTTATCGCGATATGGTCGCCGGGCTTAATCGCGCTTTCGGCCGCGTGTTCTCCCTCCCGAGAACGTCCCCGATAATACGCAGTATGCGCACGTATAATCCCGGGGCGGTACGTACGATACAGCAGAGCGCATCGGAAAGTGCGCGCATCGCTTTCGATCTGCTCATCGCACTCGCCGCATCCACCGGGGCGTCGCTCGCACACGACGCCGGCGATATACTCATCCGGCGTGCGCTCGAATTGCTCAATGCGGATGCCGGACGGCTTTTTACATCGTCCGAACTGGCAGCGCGGCTGTCGGTGTCCCGCGAGCATTTAAGCCGCGTATTCCGTGAACGTCTGAAGACATCGCCCTATGACCACATCATCAGGCAGAAGATGGAGCTCGCGAAAATAGATCTGCGCTATGGGGGGGCCACGGTGCAGGAAATTGCGCGTCGATACGGCTTTCCGGCCGCAGCGCGTTTTTCGTCGTTATTCCGAAGCATTATGGGAATGACACCGCGCGAGTGGCGCAAGCGGGGCTGA